CGACGATCAGGATGGAATCGGGGAGATGTTCGGACTGCATGGGGGAAGCGTGTGGCTTGCGTCGCGCCCCCTGTCCAGCATCGGGCCAGCATCGGGGGCGCCAGTCGCCAAGTCAGGCAGCCCATGTTGCATAATAATCATCAAAAATCGATGTTTTCGCATTTGTGTGCGATCCGACGCAAGACTAAATGGGGCTCAAGCCGGGCGGCGACCCTCTCTCCTCTCCCCGCCGCCCGGCATCAAGGCCCAGCGTGACCCCCAATGAGCGCGGCGCCTTTCCATCCCCGATCGGGCCCTTGCGAGTGGCCGCCGGGTCGACGGTAAATCGCGAGACGCGGCCGCCCTCTCCTCCCCCCTCCCCCCGAGTTGCCGGCTGCGTCTCGCACTTACCGCGCACTTCTCTCTCCCTTTGTTCGCCAGTTCACAGGTTGGCGAAACAGTGGCGATCCCTCGGCTTCCGCATCCTGGACGGCCCCGGCGCAGCCCCTCGGGGATAAGGCGCGCGGACCCCGTCCGCCGATTTGGGATTCTGCGCGCAAAACACTATATGATGGGCATGGACGAACTCACCCCGAACGACGGCGCAAAGCCGCGCAATACCAATGGTTACGGCGCAGACAGCATCAAGGTGCTCAAGGGCCTCGACGCGGTCCGCAAGCGGCCGGGCATGTATATCGGCGACACCGACGACGGATCGGGCCTGCACCACATGGTCTTCGAAGTGTCCGACAACGCCATCGACGAGGCGCTGGCCGGGCACTGCGACCTCGTCCTGATCGAGCTCAACCCCGACGGCAGCGTATCGGTCGAGGACAACGGCCGCGGCATCCCGGTGGACATGCACAAGGAAGAAGGCGTGTCCGCCGCCGAGGTCATCATGACCCAGCTTCACGCCGGCGGGAAGTTCGAGAATACCAGCGACGACAACGCCTACAAGGTGTCGGGCGGCCTTCACGGCGTGGGCGTTTCGGTCGTCAACGCGCTGTCCGAGTGGCTGGAACTGACCATCTGGCGCGACGGCAAGGAGCACTGGATGCGGTTCGAACACGGCGATGCCGTGGAGAGCCTGCGAGTGACCGGCGACGCCCCGCCCGTCGAAAGCAACGGGGACGAGAACGGCCTGAAGAAAGGCACGAGAGTCACCTTCAAGGCGAGCGAAGAGACCTTCAAGAACGTCATCGAGTTCGATTTCGACAAGCTCGAACATCGCTATCGCGAACTGGCCTTCCTCAATTCCGGCGTGCGGATCCTGCTGCGCGACAAGCGGCACGAGGAGGTGCGCCAGCACGACCTGTATTACGAAGGCGGCATCGCGGCCTTCGTCAAATGGCTGGACCGCAACAAGCAGGCGCTGGTCGCCGAACCGATTTCCGTGAATGCGGAAAAGGACGGCATCGGCATCGACGTGGCTCTTGAATGGAACGATTCCTACTACGAGAACGTGCTGTGCTTCACCAACAACATCCCGCAGCGCGACGGGGGCACGCACCTCGCGGCGTTCCGGTCGGCCCTGACTCGCACGCTGAACGGCTACGCCGACCGCGAAGGCCTTCTCAAGAAGGAAAAGGTCAGCCTGTCGGGCGAGGACATGCGCGAAGGACTGACCGCCATCGTCAGCGTCAAGCTGCCCGATCCCAAGTTCGGCAGCCAGACGAAGGACAAGTTGGTCAGTTCGGAAGTCCGTTCCCCGCTCGAAAGCCTGATGGGCGAGAAGATGACCGAGTGGCTGGAGGAAAACCCTGCTGACGCAAAGGCGATCATCCAGAAGGTGATCGATGCCGCCGCCGCGCGCGAGGCCGCGCGCAGGGCCCGCGAGATGAGCCGCAAGGGCGCGATGAGCGTCGCCAGCCTGCCGGGCAAGCTGCACGATTGCGCCGAGCGCGATCCGGCCAAGTCCGAACTGTTCCTGGTCGAGGGTGATTCCGCCGGCGGATCGGCGAAACAGGGGCGCGACAGCAAGTACCAGGCGATCCTGCCGCTGAAGGGCAAGATCCTGAACGTGGAGCGCGCGCGGTTCGACCGGATCATCAGTTCCAAGGAAGTCGGCACCCTCATCCAGGCGATCGGCGCCGGGCTGCGCGACGAATTCAACCTGGAAAAGCTGCGCTACCACAAGATTGTCATCATGACGGACGCCGACGTCGACGGTGCGCACATCCGTACGCTGCTGCTGACGTTCTTCCATCGCCAGATGCCGGAAATCATCCGCGCCGGGCACCTCTTCATCGCCCAGCCGCCGCTGTTCAAGGTGACGCGAGGGCGCAGCGAGGTCTATCTGAAGGACCAGGCGGCGTATGACCGTTACCTGATCGACCAGGGCCTGCAGGGCCATGTGCTCGAAACGCAGGGCGGCGCGCGCGGCGGCAACGAACTCGTCCAGCTCGTCGAACATGCCTTGCGGATCAGGAACCTTCTGGGCTTCGTGTCGCGCAAATACGTGACCGATCTGGTGGAAGCCATGGCGCTTTCCGGCGCGCTCGATCCCGAGCTTTTCGATCGCTCCGAAGCACTCGCCAGTGCCGCCGCCCATCTGCAGATGGGTGACATGGAAGCACAGTGGTCGGCCGAAACGGGTGCCGATGGCACGGTCCGCTTCCGTCGCCTGTGGCGCGGCGTCACGGACGTCCACGAGATCGATGCGGCCTTCCTCGACAGTGCGGAGGCACGCAAGCTGCACCGCATCGCCAGCGAGCATGCAGAAGTCTATTCCGGGCCTGTCCGCCTGGCCAAGACGGGCGATCTGGATGCCGGATCGTCGGAGGACGAGCCCGAGGGCGAGACGGATGCGGACGCGCCCGCCATTGCGGATGACGGCGCGCTCACCCTGCCTACCCAATTGCTCGACGCAGTCATGGCGGCCGGTCGCAAGGGCCAGAAGATGTCCCGCTACAAGGGGCTCGGCGAAATGAACGCCGAACAGCTCTGGGAAACCACGCTGGACCCGGAAAACCGCGACCTGCTGCAGGT
This genomic interval from Qipengyuania sp. JC766 contains the following:
- the gyrB gene encoding DNA topoisomerase (ATP-hydrolyzing) subunit B, with protein sequence MDELTPNDGAKPRNTNGYGADSIKVLKGLDAVRKRPGMYIGDTDDGSGLHHMVFEVSDNAIDEALAGHCDLVLIELNPDGSVSVEDNGRGIPVDMHKEEGVSAAEVIMTQLHAGGKFENTSDDNAYKVSGGLHGVGVSVVNALSEWLELTIWRDGKEHWMRFEHGDAVESLRVTGDAPPVESNGDENGLKKGTRVTFKASEETFKNVIEFDFDKLEHRYRELAFLNSGVRILLRDKRHEEVRQHDLYYEGGIAAFVKWLDRNKQALVAEPISVNAEKDGIGIDVALEWNDSYYENVLCFTNNIPQRDGGTHLAAFRSALTRTLNGYADREGLLKKEKVSLSGEDMREGLTAIVSVKLPDPKFGSQTKDKLVSSEVRSPLESLMGEKMTEWLEENPADAKAIIQKVIDAAAAREAARRAREMSRKGAMSVASLPGKLHDCAERDPAKSELFLVEGDSAGGSAKQGRDSKYQAILPLKGKILNVERARFDRIISSKEVGTLIQAIGAGLRDEFNLEKLRYHKIVIMTDADVDGAHIRTLLLTFFHRQMPEIIRAGHLFIAQPPLFKVTRGRSEVYLKDQAAYDRYLIDQGLQGHVLETQGGARGGNELVQLVEHALRIRNLLGFVSRKYVTDLVEAMALSGALDPELFDRSEALASAAAHLQMGDMEAQWSAETGADGTVRFRRLWRGVTDVHEIDAAFLDSAEARKLHRIASEHAEVYSGPVRLAKTGDLDAGSSEDEPEGETDADAPAIADDGALTLPTQLLDAVMAAGRKGQKMSRYKGLGEMNAEQLWETTLDPENRDLLQVKVEDADVTDEIFTRLMGDVVEPRREFIQENALNVANLDV